From one Nocardioides scoriae genomic stretch:
- a CDS encoding cytochrome P450 — MSVASRVESEVAAALRWGLGHALPRTAIAGSARRGDLHGRLIMATSQSDETPLALFDEIRADGPMHRAKFAYVTASQPLVREVLSSNDVHAGVSFGATGPIARLGAWAGRRAPTGPLTPPSLLVTEPPDHTRYRRLTTRVFSARAVQGLRARTEEIAAGLLDDLAADAAAGRPVDLVERYCALLPVTVIAEILGVPPEDRGRVLDFGSGAAPSLDLGLPWRRFREVEASLTAFEAWLDDHLADVRRDPGDDLLSQLVTARDDQGRGLTDAELRSTAGLVLAAGFETTVNLLGNGLVLLHEHPDQLALLRERPDLWPNAVDEVLRVDPPVLLTGRTVQRDTTFAGTRVPRGAVVTALLAGANRDPEVFTDPDRFDVARENASDHVSFSSGRHYCLGAALARMEGEVGLRAVVERHPDLELVAGAERRSTRILRGWSVLPARLSGGRAAGAAAPAPA, encoded by the coding sequence ATGAGCGTCGCGTCACGGGTCGAGAGCGAGGTCGCCGCCGCGCTGCGGTGGGGGCTGGGGCACGCGCTGCCCCGCACGGCGATCGCCGGGTCGGCCCGCCGGGGCGACCTGCACGGCCGGCTCATCATGGCCACGAGCCAGAGCGACGAGACGCCGCTGGCGCTGTTCGACGAGATCCGGGCCGACGGACCGATGCACCGCGCGAAGTTCGCCTACGTGACCGCCTCCCAGCCGCTGGTGCGCGAGGTGCTGTCGAGCAACGACGTCCACGCGGGCGTCTCCTTCGGGGCCACCGGGCCGATCGCGCGCCTCGGCGCCTGGGCCGGGCGGCGCGCACCCACCGGGCCGCTGACCCCGCCGTCGCTGCTGGTCACCGAACCGCCCGACCACACCCGCTACCGCCGGCTCACCACCCGCGTGTTCAGCGCGCGCGCCGTGCAGGGCCTGCGCGCCCGCACCGAGGAGATCGCAGCGGGCCTGCTCGACGACCTGGCCGCCGACGCCGCCGCGGGCCGACCGGTCGACCTGGTGGAGCGCTACTGCGCGCTGCTGCCGGTGACCGTGATCGCGGAGATCCTCGGCGTCCCGCCCGAGGACCGCGGCCGGGTGCTCGACTTCGGCTCGGGGGCGGCGCCCAGCCTCGACCTCGGCCTGCCGTGGCGACGGTTCCGCGAGGTGGAGGCGTCGCTGACGGCCTTCGAGGCGTGGCTCGACGACCACCTGGCCGACGTGCGACGCGACCCCGGGGACGACCTGCTCAGCCAGCTGGTGACGGCGCGCGACGACCAGGGTCGCGGCCTGACCGACGCGGAGCTGCGCTCCACGGCCGGGCTGGTGCTGGCGGCCGGGTTCGAGACCACGGTCAACCTGCTCGGCAACGGCCTGGTGCTGCTGCACGAGCACCCCGACCAGCTCGCGCTGCTGCGCGAGCGACCCGACCTGTGGCCCAACGCCGTCGACGAGGTGCTCCGCGTCGACCCGCCGGTGCTGCTGACCGGGCGGACGGTGCAGCGCGACACCACCTTCGCCGGGACGCGGGTGCCGCGGGGCGCCGTGGTCACGGCGCTGCTGGCCGGGGCCAACCGCGACCCCGAGGTCTTCACCGACCCCGACCGCTTCGACGTCGCGCGGGAGAACGCCTCTGACCACGTGTCGTTCTCGTCGGGCCGCCACTACTGCCTGGGGGCCGCCCTGGCACGCATGGAGGGCGAGGTCGGGCTGCGGGCGGTCGTGGAGCGCCACCCCGACCTCGAGCTCGTGGCCGGGGCCGAGCGGCGCAGCACCCGGATCCTGCGCGGGTGGTCGGTGCTGCCGGCCCGGCTCAGCGGCGGGCGCGCCGCTGGCGCAGCTGCTCCAGCGCCTGCCTGA